DNA sequence from the Streptomyces sp. NBC_01264 genome:
GTGACGTTGGTCGGCGTACCCGCCGGGACCGTGCGCGTGTTCTGGGCCATGGTCAGACCGCCTCAGACTGACGGGCGGCCGCGAGGCGGACCGCGTCGAGGATCTTCTCGTAGCCCGTGCAGCGGCAGAGGTTGCCGGACAGGGACTCACGGATGTCCTGGTCGGACGGGGAGGGGTTCTCCTCCAGCAGCGCGTCGGCCTGGACCAGGAGGCCCGGGGTGCAGAAACCGCACTGGACGGCGCCGGCGTCGATGAACGCCTGCTGGATGTTGGAGAGCTCGACGCCCTCGCCGGTCTGCGAGTCGCCCGGCTTGGCCTGCCACTGCTTGGCCGCGTCCAGGGTGACGCCGCCCTTGCTGCCGCAGCCGCCGCCGGTGCCGCAGGCACCGCCGTGGCCGTGCTCGTCGCGCTGCTTGGCGAACTCCGCCAGGCCCTCGACGGTCACGACGTCGCGGCCCTCGACCTGACCGGCCGCGACCAGACAGGAACAGACCGGCACGCCGTCGAGACGGACGGTGCAGGAACCGCACTCGCCCTGCTCACAGGCGTTCTTCGAACCGGGCAGGCCCAGGCGCTCGCGCAGGACGTAGAGAAGGGACTCGCCCTCCCAGACGTCGTCGGCTTCCTGCTGACGGCCGTTGACAGTGAAATTGACGCGCATGATTACGCAGCCCCTTCAAGCGAGCGGCCGTTGTTCGAACCGCGGTACTGCTCCCACGTCCAGACGAGCTGGCGGCGAGCCATGATGCCGACCGCGTGGCGGCGGTACTTCGCCGTGCCGCGGACGTCGTCGATCGGGTTGGCCGCGCCGGAGGCGAGGTCACCGAACTGCTTGGCGATCGACGGGGTGATGACCTTGCCGGACTCCCAGAAGCCACCCTCTTCGAGCGCGGCGTTGAGGAACTCCTCGGCGGCCTTCGCCCGGATCGGGGTCGGCGCGGCCGAACCGATACCGGTACGGACCGTGCGGGTCTCGGGGTGCAGCGCCAGGCCGAACGCGCAGACGGCGATGACCATCGCGTTGCGGGAGCCGACCTTGGAGTACTGCTGGGGGCCGTCCGCCTTCTTGACGTGGACGGTCTTGATGAGCTCGTCGGCGGCCAGCGCGTTGCGCTTGACGCCGGTGTAGAACTCGTCGATCGGGATCAGGCGG
Encoded proteins:
- a CDS encoding FAD binding domain-containing protein, encoding MDFLRPASWEEALAAKAEFPTAVPIAGGTDVMVEINFDHRRPEYLLDLNRIGLLREWEVGEDVVRLGASVPYTQIMENLRTELPGLALASHTVASPQIRNRGGVGGNLGCASPAGDSHPALLAAGAEVEVESVRGSRLIPIDEFYTGVKRNALAADELIKTVHVKKADGPQQYSKVGSRNAMVIAVCAFGLALHPETRTVRTGIGSAAPTPIRAKAAEEFLNAALEEGGFWESGKVITPSIAKQFGDLASGAANPIDDVRGTAKYRRHAVGIMARRQLVWTWEQYRGSNNGRSLEGAA
- a CDS encoding (2Fe-2S)-binding protein, whose amino-acid sequence is MRVNFTVNGRQQEADDVWEGESLLYVLRERLGLPGSKNACEQGECGSCTVRLDGVPVCSCLVAAGQVEGRDVVTVEGLAEFAKQRDEHGHGGACGTGGGCGSKGGVTLDAAKQWQAKPGDSQTGEGVELSNIQQAFIDAGAVQCGFCTPGLLVQADALLEENPSPSDQDIRESLSGNLCRCTGYEKILDAVRLAAARQSEAV